CGCGTAGCGCGTGACGGACGGACGAGTCAGTCTCTTTCGTCAGACAGTTCCAAACCGGATTACTTTTTAGACGCCTCGCGACCGAGTGGGGGCGCGTCCGCGGGCGATTCAGTTACGGATGAATTCCGATACTTCGATGTGGATAGCAATCAGGGGCTAAGTGACGGAACGGCCTTGACGAATCAGTCGCTCGCTGGCACCGCGCAAACCGATACCTTCATGGCGATGGCACTGCTTCCGTCACCTCTGGGCTCGGCTCAGGACCCAGAGTTCGATCTGAGCAAATCGACAGCTCCACTCGTCCATCGCGGCCGGGATGGAGGAGCAACCAGGGACGACGGGGAACTGGATTTAAACGCCATCCGCGAGGCAGCGTCGGCAGCGGAGCGAGCCGAGTTTTCCGCCGCCCTGGTATTCAGTTCTGCCACGGCAGAGTCCCTCTCGGCGGCGGTATCTCATATCGTGAGCATGGACTATTTCTACGGTCTAGCGGATTCCCACGTTGACTCCGATGCTTCATTGATAACGAAACTTAATGAAAACCGCTTTCAGTTCGCAGCGTTCGCGTTCGTTTTTGCCGTTGTGACGGTTCGGATGAATGCGACACCGTCCCAAGACGAACACAGCGATGGTGGGGCCGAACAGGCAACTTCGCGAGGATCGCATTAAAAACAGCACGCACACATAACCGCTCTCCCTCGATTGTTGTTACGCGGGTTTGGATTACACTGAGCAATCCATTGCTGCCGCCACCGACCTGAGCTGATTTATGCTGTCCGATGTTTCGTTTCGTAGGGTGTCGACCGCCTTTGCGCTCGCGTTTTTCGGATGTTTCGCCAACGCCCAAACGATCGCCCCCCCATTGGCGTATGCGGCTTCGGGTAGCGTCATTCTCGCTGAATCGACGAGCCTACCGAAGGAAGTGATCCAACAGCGTTTGGAATCGACTCCGATCACTGAATTTGACAATCGTGGCAAAGATCAACTTTGGTTGGTGAGTAGCCGTCGGTTGGGATCGCGAAACTGCAGCGTCAATTCGCTCGATGTTCGACAGCGTGGCGGCGGGGATGTCTGGCAACCATCGTCGGCTAGTGCGTTCTTTGCACCTGATCCAGACGAAATTCGCCGACCCATTGTGATTTTCATACATGGCAATCGTTGGTCGCTCGATAAAGCGATCCGTCGCGGTTTACAGACCTACGAGCAAACGATCGTGCCGTGGAATGACGCACCTGCGATGCGATACGTCATATGGGCTTGGCCCGCCGACCAAATTGCTGGCCCGATTCGCGACGTGCGGATTAAAGCCGAACGCGCCGACGAGCACTCGTTTCACCTCGCACGATTCCTACAGAATATCGATCCACGAACGCCAGTTTCCATCATCGGCTTCAGTTTCGGCGGGCGCGTTTCCCTGGGGGCCTTGCACCTCATCGGCGGTGGCACCATTGATGGTTGCGGGTTGCCGTCTGTCAGCCACCCCATTGCACCGGTGAATCTAACATTGGCGGTTCCCGCGATCCGGAACGACTGCTTGGTCACCACCCGCTGCCGAGCATACAGCCAAATCAATCATCTCGACTTAGTGTATAACAGTCGTGATTCCTATCTCAGTTTGTTTCGCTTCACATGGTTCGATAATAAACGGCCAGCTTTGGGATACACCGGAATCAGCGGTCTCAACCAATTACCTGATCACTCGACCCGTGTCCATCAATTCAATGCTGCGCAATTTGTGGGACGGGAACACGACTACCTCGAGTACATTTCCGATCAACGTATCGAGGCGAGTCTTCGCCGCCACTTGCTGATCGGATTCCCTCAATGAGCACACGGATGTTTTGCTATGAAGTCACGAAGGAGTCGCGTCTGGACTGCTGCCCCGGTAACGGTGCTGCTGCTATTCCTGACTGGCCCGGGATTTAATTTTTGGCCGCTAGCGTTCATCGCGCTCGCCCCCCTCGTCAACTTGGCCCGCTCATCCATCACCGGTGGGCGTGTGGCGGTTTACGGATCGTTCTTTGTGTATTACCTGGTGTCGCTCCAGGGACTTCGCTACGCGCATCCGCTAATGCTGTTTCCGCTCCTGGCGATGGCCGCGTATCTGGCGATTTATCCTCTGCTTTTCTTCGTCATGCTGCGGCGTTGGTTCCATTCGTCTGCTCAAAACAACGATCTGGCTGCGAAAGCATGCTGCGCTGGAATCTGGATGCCACTGGCGTACGTTCCTTTTGTCCTGATCGCGGCGGTGTTATGGGTTGGCGGTGAGTGGGTTCGGAATTATTTCGCCACAGGCATCTCCGTGTTGATGCTAGGCCATTCACTCACAGCCATGCCGTCAGCGACGATGATCCAGATCGCGGATCTCTGTGGGACGTACGGGGTGAGTTTTCTGCTGGTGTTAACGAGCGTGGCGGTCGCGGACGCGTGGCAATGGTTCGCACAGCGGCGCACCGAAGCGCACGAGGAAAAGCTAGCGGCCAAGTGCGTCCAGATTGGTAAGGCCTGGCAAACCTCTGTGCCCATTGCTGTCCTTGCAGTCGCTGCCTCGTACACATACGGAGCTTCATCGCTCCGGTTTGAAACGATCGCCTCGAACACGACGCTGATGCTGATCGGCCGCGACGAGCAGACGGAATACCAGCAGGACTTGGCCCGTGAACAGGAGATTTTTTCGGCGTTTGCTCGTCAAACGATCGCGGCGGTGTCGGCCAGTACGCAACCCATTGCCGCTGTTGTGTGGCCGGAATCGATGCTTTCAGGTGGCCAGCCTTGGTATATCGCCGAAGCGGACCTCGAAGTACCTGCCGAACTGGCACAAGGCGGACAAGGTCGACGACTGACCGTCGATCAGTTGCGTCAAATCATCACGGAGTCACAAGATGACTTTGTCGGCCGCAACGAGAATCTCCAGGCGGCCATGTCCCACGGTACTCCGTTTCCACCTCCGGCCATCGTTGGTGGTTGCGGAATTGTGAAGTACGGTCCTACCGCCAAGCAGTTCAGCGGGATTGTGTTGGTCGATCCTGACGGGCAGGTCCGCAGCACCTACGCCAAAAACCACCTGGTCATGTTTGGTGAGTACATCCCATTGATCAAATCAATCCCAGGACTCAAAGAGTTTGTGCCAGCTGGCTTAGGACTTGATGCCGGCACGGATCCTGCAGTCTTCGAGATCGGGACCCTCCGGGCATTGCCAAACCTATGCATCGAAACTGCAGTGGAACGGATTTCGGTGAATCACATGCGAGCCATTTTAGACCGCGATCCCAACCTTCTACCGCAAGTAATTCTCACGCTGACGAACGACGCCTGGTTTGACAACTCAGCTGTCATTGAGCACCACCTGCGCTGCGCACAAATGGTTGCGATTGGATGTAGACGCCCGATCTTATCGGCCGCCAATGGAGGCCCAACGGCGTGGATAGACAGCAGCGGGAGAATCGTCGAGCAGTTACCAGCGGGCACGGCTGGGGAAATTGTTGCCCAGCCAGAGATCGACACTCGTGTGAGTCCCTATGTTCGCTATGGAGCATTGCCCGCCAGCCTGATGGGGATGGTTTGGCTTGTCGCCTCGTTTTCATGCCTGTCGCAAAGCATCTACGATCGGTACCGTGGCAGCTTGGATCGCGGGGGCGAGGCCGGCAACAATTCCGACGAGCAAGGAAACGAGGCCACCCGTCAACGCTAAGCCAAGCGATGGACGAAACGCAATCGTGGCACCTTCCGCCCCGATTGCAAACCCACCCAAGCTCAATGCGAGCAATGCGGCTGCTGTGCCCAGCACCCCACCGACGACGCACAGGACGGTACTCTCAGCCAACACCAGTCGCATCGCGCGAACGGGGCGCACGCCAATTGTCTGCAATACCGCGTATTCCTTGATTCTGTCTTGTACGCTCATCACTGTTGTTGTCGCGACGAGAGACAGCACAAGCGCCACGCACGCGTAACCTAACCAGTGTGCGAACCCGATGAGATCGACCAAGTCTGAAAGCGTATTGGCTTGAAAGGCGCCTTTTCGTCGCGTCTTGGTCGCCACGGTGCCCGCTCGCAATGCGGAGTCAATTTCCGTCGCGACTTGATCAGGGTCGGCGTCTTCGCTCAACAAAACTTCATGTTGCGTTACCAGCCCCGCGGCATCGAGCCCGCGGGTGTACTGCAAGAACAGGAGGCTCGTGTAGATCAGGTTCTCTTCTGATGGCACGGTCGACTCGAAAATACCTGCAACCTTGACTGAAACATCGCCAATTGAGAACTGGTCACCAACCGAAAGCCCACGTCGTTGGGCGACATTGCGACCGACAATCGCGGCGTCGCGCTGCGAGGCAAACTGCTGCCATGACCCACTGGTGAGCTTGATCGGACGAGTCTTCTGAATCTGCTCCGGATCGGCACCATTGAACACGACAATATCAAGACTGGCGCGGCAGTTGTTAGTCCAGACTTGAATGGGCATTACCTCCTTCACCCCCGCCACATCCCTGATCTTGTTTGCGTAGTCCTCCGGTAGGCGGCTACTCGTCGGACAGAAACGGTTTTCCTGAAAAACGATTAGACTGCGATTCGCGTCCGCGCCCGCTGTTAGCCGGTGCAAGCCCTCCTGCACTGAGCCGACGAAACAAAATACAAACATTGCTACTGCGGCGCCTGATACGGTCAGGAGCGTGCGAGTGCGATGGCGCCAAAGCGTTTTGAAGACGTAGGTGAACATGAGATCGGGAGCGGCGGTAGAGGAGGAGGCACGGGAGCAGCATTAATTCAATTGCGTCGTGTACAGTTGCTTGCTAATGGATGGGTTCTAACTTGGAATCAGACGCCGGCGACGCTCCCCGGGGCAGAAACTTTCCGCGGTCGAGTACCAACTGACGAGACGCAATGCTCGCCACGTCTTGGTCATGAGTAACCATCAACAGCGTGATATCGAGCTCCTGGTTCAATCGTTGCAATAGCACTTGAACTTGCTCGCTGGTCTCGGTGTCGAGGCTACCGGTGGGTTCATCAGCGACAACGACCTTCGGATGCGCCACAATAGCGCGGGCAATACCAACTCGCTGCTCCTGGCCACCGGAGAGTTGCCGTGGATAGTGGTCGGCCCGATCACTCAAACCCACCGCGTCAAGTGCGAGTTCGACACGTTGCCGCCGCAGAGTTGACGTTAGCTTTAACAGCAGTGTCGGCAGCTCCACATTTTCGTAGGCTGTCAGCACGGGAATCAGATTATGAGTCTGAAAGATATAACCAAGATTTGCTGCACGCCAATCAGCAAGTTTGCTACGCGACAACTTAGTCACCTCCGTTCCGTCGACGGTGATTGACCCCGCATCCGGGCGGTCAATCCCGCTGACAAGGTTTAGCAACGTACTCTTGCCGGTGCCGCTAGGACCCATCAATGAAACGAACTCGCTCGCTTCAATGTCCAGATCAATGTTGTCGAGCGGCGTGATCGTCTCCTCGCCTTTTCGGAAACTTTTGCTGACGCCGCGAAGTTCTACCAATGCCATTTAATTCACTCCTAACCTTGGATCGTCCCCGGACACGTTCACCGGGCTTTCTGGTGTGAGACTTCCCACCCCTGAGGTAATCAATTTGTCGGTAACCTGCAGACCGGCTTTGATTTCAATGAGCCCGTCGGCGGTTTCACTTCCCACTTCGACGATACGCTGTTGCGCGCTTTCGTTGGCGTCAACGATCCAAACAAAAGCCTCTGCATCACTCTCCTGAAGGAGCGAGACGGGTACGAATAGCCGCTCGCTCATCGTATCCTCATCGGCACCTGATTCAGTCAGCGGTGCCATGAAGGTTGCCGTGACCAGCATTTCGGGACTGACAGTGATTGGAGGATCGATCAACTCCACTTTCACCTCAAGTGTATTTTTCTGGATGTTTGCCGAGCTCGTTGATTGCAACACACGGCCGGCAATGATGTTTTTGCTCGATGCGGTTTCTATCTCTACCTCTTGGCCCCGCATGACCAATGGCACATCCTCCAGTCGAACGTCGACTCGCACCTGAAGCCGACTGGGCTCGTACATTTCGACCACCGTGCTGGAGCTCTGCCCGGCCACAGAATCGAGTCCCATCACGCGCGTCCCAGGTGCAGCCACCAGACTCAATACTCGTCCACTGACCGGAGCTAAGACCACGTTTCGCCGTAAAGCGAGTTCTGCCTGTCGAACTTTCAGAGCAGCTTCTTTGACGAGCGCCTCGGCAGATTCGACCTTCGCTTTCGCTGCAGCGACCTGTCGATTTTCCTCGATCAGTAATTCCAATTGTCGCTCGAGTGCGTCGACCTTGTCCGTCAAGGCGTCAACCTCACGCTGCAAGTTGGGTTGGCGGTCTCGCAGCTCCAGGAGATCAGCCTTCGCAGACGCGTAATCACTCTCAGACAAGGCGATGACACGATCGGAGACGGCGCCCTTTGCGGAGCGTTTGCCCTCCATGCTGCTTAAGGCGTACTCTAATTTGGCCTCGGCGGAACTGATCAAAAATGGCAGCTTGGCAAGCTCTGTCTTGGCCTTCGCCAGCATACTGTGGGCGTCTGCCAACGGAGCCTGCAGATGCACCGGATTGGCGACGCGAATCATCGCGGCGTCGAGTTCGGCCTGAGTACCGTTCAGCTCACCTTGCCGAATTGCAAGCGATGCTTTCGCTTGCTCGACGTTTAACTCGGCGTCGATGGAGATCAACCGCGCCACCGGTTCGCCCTTCTCCACGACTTGCCCCTCCACCACCAGCAATTCTTCGATCACGCCAGGTGCGAGCGCCGCAACGCTAATCGCCGTGGGACGCGGTTCAATCCAGCCCGGTGCTTGGAACAATGGAGTTCCCGCTTGCTGAATCGTCGCGCGTTTAACAATCACAGGAATCACTGTCACGTCCTGACGAGACAATAGGCCTCGCCCAGCGGCTGCTACGAGAAGTGCTAGGAAACCCAGCAGAATGACTGCCGGCAGCACATACCGTGTCAACCATTGACGGCGTCGAGGACGTGTCTCTTCTCGCTCACCCTGAGGTGCGCGATCGAGCGCTAATTGACTGAGATCGAGTGGGGCACTGGTCATGACTTACGCACCTGGACGGACGAATACTTCGCTGGTGGCGACCGAGAGATTGCCTTGGTCGTCGCGTTTCGCCTTGCCTTTGATCACGACGGTGGACAACTCTTTGACTCCCAACAGCTCTCGGGCATCCTGCGCGACCGGCGATCCGGATTCATCAACGATCTTGATAGTCGCGATGTTGTCTGCGACCTGGTCGGTATGACAGCAGTAGTCCCATGGTGTGGGACAGCCCTCGTCGGCGGCGCAGTACGGTACTTTGGGATCGACAATCGTGAACGCCGCTAGCCCGTCGACAAAAGGTTCCGAAGAGCCGCCGATCAACCCAACCAAGGTAACTTCTTGGCCATCCTCGGACTTCTCACGTGCTTCGCCGACCGGCATTGCTCCGGTCGGCTCCAGATCAACGATATAGGCCGATTGGGGCGCACCTGCATCAGTGTCGCCGACTGAGGCTACGTCCGAACTCTTCTGACAACCCGACGCAACGACCAGAGCCGCAGCGACGCACATACCAACACTTCGACTTAAAAACATCTTCATCTCAACTCTCCAAAGGGAAACTAAACAGCTTTCAAACTTGTTGCGACTTCAGCTCGCAACGCCTTCAGCGCCGGGGGTAACGCACCCAAGACGCCTAACAACAAACCAACGCCGCATCCGATGAGGATGGCAACGCTGTCGATGCGTAAGGTGAACGCACCCATCGTGAATCGTACCGCCACGCCGTTGAGCATGGTCAGCGCTACCACACCCGATAGCAATGACCCGGCCGCCGCCAGTAATACGCCTTCCTGGATTAAACTGATCAAGATCGCGCGGCGGCGAAATCCAATCGCTTGCAAAGTGGCAATCTCGCGTATCCGCCCGGCCACAGCGCCGTACATCATGTTCAACCCTGCAAAGACTCCCGCCCCGGAAACCATTACCACCACGAACCAGGCCAGGATCCGGACCGGCTTGTAGTGCTGTTGTAGCGTGGCGTAATACTCAGTCTCACCGATCGCGTGAAGCTCCAGGTCGATGCGTTCCTTGCAGAATAGCTTGACCTCCGCCAGTGAGCCGCCGGGAGACATCAACATCGCCACCAGACTCAAATCCTGGCGTTTCGTTGCGGTTTGAAAATCGCTGAGCTGGCACCATAACTCGGACTCGTACGCGGCACCGCCAGCGGCGAAGCGGCCAACGATCGTCCATTGGTGTCCTTCAAACTCAAGGATGCTTCCAATGCTCATGGCATCATCACTACTGCCCAACTTCGCTGCGGCCAGTCGTCCGACCATGACCTCCCCTTCACCAGGCCAGTTGCCATCGATGAGCTGAACGGAACGCCGCACCAAGGGCGCAGCGAGGGTCACACCACGAACCAATCCCAGTCCTTCGTCGCCAGCAGATGTCTTCACGCGAGTGCCCAGGTACAACTCAGGTGAAACATGGGTGACACCGAAGCGATCGACTACTGAGTCGAAACTCGCTGCCACGAGTGATGGCGTTCTGGCGGCTATCGACGAGTTCTCAATGTTCTCCTCCGAGTTCACTGAGTACACCAACACCACGTTCTCGTCGCCACTGACGGACAACGATTGCTCCAGACCGCGGATAAAACCAACGACGACAAAAACTAACATCACCACCGTCGCCAGCGCGACGAGTGTCAACGTCGTTCGCACCGGGCGCCGGGCCAGATTCCGAACTCCGTACTCCCAAGGCAGCAGCATATTAAGTGAATTTGCGTGTGTGAAATATATGGAAAATTCTGGGCGCGATGGCGACCAGATCAGGATCGCTACCAGAACACGTTGGTTGTGCGAGCGATGGAACGTGCGGCCAAACGCGTCGAATGCCAGCAGTCACCGCCTACTTGACTCCGGCTCGCATGGCCGTTGGAACAGTCATGCTGACCTTCGCAAGTAGAACGAGGAGACGTCGATCCGATTCGTATCGGCCCGCGCAGGAGACCAATCGCGCACGCCCTTCCGATGACTGGACAGTCCCAAGTTTTCTTCACGCTCGACGGATCGCTCAGCCCAAAGTGTGCCTAGTGGCAAACGACGAACCTGCGAGACGCGCTTGAGGTGAGGTCAGGCAAATCAGATCTACGTTCTCGCCGCGGAACTGGCCGCGATAAGAGAACTTAAAATCGACTCACAGCAACCAAGATTGGTGCGATACGCGCAGCTCGCGACCGCTGAGAAATGGTCTCGCCGAAGACGCTGGATGGTCCAGCAGATTGGCTTGTCGACGACAGAAGGTCGCGGCTACGCAATGCAGCGGCGGTTCGCCAACGGAATACTCCATCGGACTGGATAGTTCCACGTCCGCTTCGAGCACAGCACCTTCACAAATGCAATTTTCACAGCCACAGTCATCGCTACATGGCACAGGTGCTTCTGGATCCGCCGCACATTCCGCATCGGAGCAACAACGACAAATCGCTGGCGCCGACTGCTCACTGACGCTCACATTCGCTGCACATGAGGTGCAACGCAGTGGGCACGTCAGCAAATTGACGATCAACAGCAGGGCGATTAGGGCGGATCTCATACTTGCCAACATAACTCAGAAGAGCAGTGACTGCAAGTTGAATCACGACACGTTGAATCACAATGACGGTACAACTTTGCTAAATGGCGTTCGGTGGCGATCCATCACGTGCTGCATGCCCGCTCGGAGCGGGGAGAGGTTCGTGACGTGTCTCGCTGCGGTTTCGCTCCTGGAAGCATCGTGTTAGTTTGTTGCTGCAACGAAATTTCCTATTTTTCATTTGTGGATCTCGCCGGCGGACCTAATCCACTTTCACCCATAACAAAGGCACGTGGTTTTTGCGGCCCAGACGCTGGGCGGCGAATCTTGCACAACGTTTTGATGCGAGCGAAAACACTCGGTCTAACGGTTTTCCTATTGTTTCAGGCGCTGCCTGTTGACGCCAAAGATCCGTCGGATCTGCCCGCAATCGCATTTAATCAAACGAGGTTTGTCGACGTCCGAGAGGGGTACGTTTCGCTCGAGTGGAATGATGTCCTCGGTAGTGAAAGCCTTCACA
This genomic window from Allorhodopirellula heiligendammensis contains:
- a CDS encoding alpha/beta hydrolase is translated as MLSDVSFRRVSTAFALAFFGCFANAQTIAPPLAYAASGSVILAESTSLPKEVIQQRLESTPITEFDNRGKDQLWLVSSRRLGSRNCSVNSLDVRQRGGGDVWQPSSASAFFAPDPDEIRRPIVIFIHGNRWSLDKAIRRGLQTYEQTIVPWNDAPAMRYVIWAWPADQIAGPIRDVRIKAERADEHSFHLARFLQNIDPRTPVSIIGFSFGGRVSLGALHLIGGGTIDGCGLPSVSHPIAPVNLTLAVPAIRNDCLVTTRCRAYSQINHLDLVYNSRDSYLSLFRFTWFDNKRPALGYTGISGLNQLPDHSTRVHQFNAAQFVGREHDYLEYISDQRIEASLRRHLLIGFPQ
- the lnt gene encoding apolipoprotein N-acyltransferase encodes the protein MKSRRSRVWTAAPVTVLLLFLTGPGFNFWPLAFIALAPLVNLARSSITGGRVAVYGSFFVYYLVSLQGLRYAHPLMLFPLLAMAAYLAIYPLLFFVMLRRWFHSSAQNNDLAAKACCAGIWMPLAYVPFVLIAAVLWVGGEWVRNYFATGISVLMLGHSLTAMPSATMIQIADLCGTYGVSFLLVLTSVAVADAWQWFAQRRTEAHEEKLAAKCVQIGKAWQTSVPIAVLAVAASYTYGASSLRFETIASNTTLMLIGRDEQTEYQQDLAREQEIFSAFARQTIAAVSASTQPIAAVVWPESMLSGGQPWYIAEADLEVPAELAQGGQGRRLTVDQLRQIITESQDDFVGRNENLQAAMSHGTPFPPPAIVGGCGIVKYGPTAKQFSGIVLVDPDGQVRSTYAKNHLVMFGEYIPLIKSIPGLKEFVPAGLGLDAGTDPAVFEIGTLRALPNLCIETAVERISVNHMRAILDRDPNLLPQVILTLTNDAWFDNSAVIEHHLRCAQMVAIGCRRPILSAANGGPTAWIDSSGRIVEQLPAGTAGEIVAQPEIDTRVSPYVRYGALPASLMGMVWLVASFSCLSQSIYDRYRGSLDRGGEAGNNSDEQGNEATRQR
- a CDS encoding ABC transporter permease, with the protein product MFTYVFKTLWRHRTRTLLTVSGAAVAMFVFCFVGSVQEGLHRLTAGADANRSLIVFQENRFCPTSSRLPEDYANKIRDVAGVKEVMPIQVWTNNCRASLDIVVFNGADPEQIQKTRPIKLTSGSWQQFASQRDAAIVGRNVAQRRGLSVGDQFSIGDVSVKVAGIFESTVPSEENLIYTSLLFLQYTRGLDAAGLVTQHEVLLSEDADPDQVATEIDSALRAGTVATKTRRKGAFQANTLSDLVDLIGFAHWLGYACVALVLSLVATTTVMSVQDRIKEYAVLQTIGVRPVRAMRLVLAESTVLCVVGGVLGTAAALLALSLGGFAIGAEGATIAFRPSLGLALTGGLVSLLVGIVAGLAPAIQAATVPIVDALRQA
- a CDS encoding ABC transporter ATP-binding protein, translated to MALVELRGVSKSFRKGEETITPLDNIDLDIEASEFVSLMGPSGTGKSTLLNLVSGIDRPDAGSITVDGTEVTKLSRSKLADWRAANLGYIFQTHNLIPVLTAYENVELPTLLLKLTSTLRRQRVELALDAVGLSDRADHYPRQLSGGQEQRVGIARAIVAHPKVVVADEPTGSLDTETSEQVQVLLQRLNQELDITLLMVTHDQDVASIASRQLVLDRGKFLPRGASPASDSKLEPIH
- a CDS encoding efflux RND transporter periplasmic adaptor subunit, producing the protein MTSAPLDLSQLALDRAPQGEREETRPRRRQWLTRYVLPAVILLGFLALLVAAAGRGLLSRQDVTVIPVIVKRATIQQAGTPLFQAPGWIEPRPTAISVAALAPGVIEELLVVEGQVVEKGEPVARLISIDAELNVEQAKASLAIRQGELNGTQAELDAAMIRVANPVHLQAPLADAHSMLAKAKTELAKLPFLISSAEAKLEYALSSMEGKRSAKGAVSDRVIALSESDYASAKADLLELRDRQPNLQREVDALTDKVDALERQLELLIEENRQVAAAKAKVESAEALVKEAALKVRQAELALRRNVVLAPVSGRVLSLVAAPGTRVMGLDSVAGQSSSTVVEMYEPSRLQVRVDVRLEDVPLVMRGQEVEIETASSKNIIAGRVLQSTSSANIQKNTLEVKVELIDPPITVSPEMLVTATFMAPLTESGADEDTMSERLFVPVSLLQESDAEAFVWIVDANESAQQRIVEVGSETADGLIEIKAGLQVTDKLITSGVGSLTPESPVNVSGDDPRLGVN
- a CDS encoding ABC transporter permease gives rise to the protein MLLPWEYGVRNLARRPVRTTLTLVALATVVMLVFVVVGFIRGLEQSLSVSGDENVVLVYSVNSEENIENSSIAARTPSLVAASFDSVVDRFGVTHVSPELYLGTRVKTSAGDEGLGLVRGVTLAAPLVRRSVQLIDGNWPGEGEVMVGRLAAAKLGSSDDAMSIGSILEFEGHQWTIVGRFAAGGAAYESELWCQLSDFQTATKRQDLSLVAMLMSPGGSLAEVKLFCKERIDLELHAIGETEYYATLQQHYKPVRILAWFVVVMVSGAGVFAGLNMMYGAVAGRIREIATLQAIGFRRRAILISLIQEGVLLAAAGSLLSGVVALTMLNGVAVRFTMGAFTLRIDSVAILIGCGVGLLLGVLGALPPALKALRAEVATSLKAV